AACTGCGGATCGGGTCCTTCCCGACGGCGGGTTCGTCGCTGCTGCCGCTGGTGGTCCGGGGGCTCGGCCGCGCGCATCCGGCGGTGCGGCTCGTGGTGCGCAGCGCGCAGCTCACCGGACTGCTCAACATGCTGGAGAGCCGAGAGATCGAGCTGGGGCTGCTGTGGGACTACGACTGGTCACGGGTGGACGATCCCTCGTTGGCGCTGACGCCGCTGCTCGCCGATCCCACCGCCCTCATCGTGTCCCGCGATCATCCGCTGGCGGGCCGTGCCTCGGTGAATCTGCGCGAGTTGGCGGACGAGACCTGGATCACCCGAGCCGACGACCATCCGGTCGCCGAGGTGCTCGCGCGCAGCGCGCACGCGGCGGGCTTCGAACCGCAGATCGCCTTCCACGCGCACGACTACCAGGAGGCACAGGCCATGGTGGCCATCGGCCTCGGGATGGCCTTGGCACCCCGCTTGGCGTTGACGAATCTGCGATCCGGGATCGCCGTGGTCCCGCTCGCCTCCGCGCCGACTCGGCGCATCCTGCTGGCCCGGCTCGCCGCCCGCAGGCCCACGCCGACCGAGACGGCGGCGGAACAGGTGTTCGTGGAGGTCGCGCGGGATCTGGCCGGCCAGGTCGGGATCGCGGAGCCCCACCCGGCGGCACGGTAGGGCGAGAGTCCGGCGGACGGGCGCACCGCCGCGACGGGGCACACGGGCAGGCCGTCCCCGAGGTGCGGGAGCGCGGGCGCGTCGGCATCGGCGGTTTCCCACGGCGGCGGGCGACTCTCCCGGGCGACGGGCGACGGGCGACGGGCGACGGGCGACGGGCGGATGGTCGGCGAACACGGCAGGCCTGACCCGCACCGAGGCCGCGACGGGGGTGGCGGGCCGCGACGAGGTCCGCACCGGCGGCGGCGACGGTGCAGGCGACGCGACGCGACGCCGAGCGGATACGAACGCCGACGATCCCACCGAGACCCGACCTGGCCGGGACTAGAGTCTCTGCACTGTGCGTCTCATTCTCGCCTCGGCGTCCCCGGCCCGCCTCAACGTCCTGACGACGGCGGGCATCGATCCCGTCGTGCGCGTCTCCGGTGTCGACGAGGAGGCGATCATCCGCGGCCTGCGCCGAGCCGATCCGCCTCGCCTCGTGGTGGCGCTCGCCGCCGCCAAGGCCGAGGCCGTCGCGCTCAGCGTGGCGGCCGAGTTCCCGGACGCGGTGATCATCGGCTGCGACTCGATGTTGGCGGTCGAGGGCCCGGACGGCGTCGAGGCGGTGGGCAAACCGGGCACCGTGGAGGTGGCGAGGGCGCGCTGGCAGCAGATGGCGGGCACCACCGGCGAGCTGCTGACCGGGCACTCGGTGCTGCGCGTCGAGAACGGCAGGACGACCAGGACCGCGGAGGGCATCGCGGGGACGACCGTGCGTTTCGCCGAGCCGAGCGAGGCCGATCTGGAGGCCTATCTCGCGACGGGCGAACCCCTGGCGGTGGCGGGCGGCTTCACGCTGGACGGCATGGGCGGCTGGTTCGTCGAGGGCATCGAGGGCGATCCGTCGAACGTCATCGGCATCAGTCTGCCGCTGACCCGCCGACTGCTGGCGGCCGTGGACGTGAGTGTGGTGTCGCTGTGGCGTTAGGGGGCGAGGGGACCACGCCCGGCGGAGCCGGCACGGCGGCCACCGACGGCGGAGCCGACGCGACGAACACCGACGGCCGAGCCACCAGCGCCGACGCCGACGGCCGAGCCGACACGGTGCGTGCCGACGCGGCAGGCGCCGCACACCGATCGGGCGCGCCTCGGAAGACCGGCGCGTCCGAGAGGACTGCCACGGCCATGCCCGTGCGGGCGAGCGACACCGCGCGGCTGCTCGGCGTCGACGCGGCCAGGGGACTCGCGGTGCTGGGCATGTTCGCCGCTCACCTGGGCCCGCATCCGAGGGACGGCGGGGCTGGCGAGGCGATGTGGATGTTCCACGGCTTCCCCTCAGCACTGTTCGCGCTGTTGGCAGGCCTCTCCCTCGCGCTGCTCACCGGCGGTGCGAACCCGGTTCGCGGCGCGGCGCGGCGGACGGCGGCGCTGCGCATCCTGCTGCGCGCGCTGCTGTTGTTCCCCCTCGGTCTGCTGCTGGCCGCGCTCGGAACGAACGTGCTGGTCATCCTCTGCTATTACGCGATCTACTTCGTGCTGGCGCTGCCGATGCTGTGGCTGCGACCGCTGGTGGTGGCGTCGTGCGCCGGAGTCCTGGCCGTCGGCGGGCCGCTGCTGTCCTTCGTGATCCGCGGTGCCGTCGAACCGATGCAGGGCCCGTTCGAGTACACCCGCTTCTCGCTCGCCGACGGCGACGGCCTGCTCGCCCTGTTCGTCAGCGGCACGTATCCGGCGTTGACCTGGCTGCCCTTCGTCCTGGCCGGGGTGGTGCTGGGCAGGCTCCGGCTGCGTCGGCTCCGGGCGGCGGCATGGACCGCCGTGGCGGGCGGCGCGGCCGTGCTGCTCGGCTACGGCGGCTCGTGGCTGGTCTCGACGCGATTCGGCGCCAGGCAGCGGCTGCACGAGCTGCTGGCCGGTGGGCTGGCGCCCACGCCGATCGGCAGCGGGGCGTCCGACTCGGTCGAGGCCGTGGCCGCGCTGGACGAGCGCATCCGCTGGGGCATGCTCGGCACCGTGCCCACCACCGACCCGGCCTGGCTCTCCATCGCGTCGCCCCATTCGGGGACCCCGTTCGATGTCGTGGGTGCCACCGGGGTGGCGCTGCTGGTGCTTGCGGCGTGTCTGTTCCTGGTCCGCGCCGGCGTGGTCCGGAGCGTTCTCAGCCCGATCATCGCAGTCGGCTCGATGCCGCTGACGATCTACAGCGGGCATCTGGTCGGCCTGGCGATGCTGGGCTCCGTGCCTCCTGAACTGGACTTTCCCGTGTTGATCAGCTTCATCGTGGGGGCGGGCGCGTTTGCGATGGTCTGGCACCGCTTCGTCGGCAGGGGTCCGTTGGAGCAGGGGTTGCACTCCTTCGCTCACCGGGTCGCGCCCGGCGAACCGCTCAAGCACCCAGGGTGATTGTTTGCTTCCCGTTAGCTGAGAAGCCCCGTTTAGGTCTCGCTCATTGGTGTGAGCGTGCCTACAGTCTGTCGGCAGAAGGAATTTCCGACTCCTGACAGGCGTGGAACCCAGCGTTATGCGTATCCGATCGCGACGACCGTTGCTGACCTGCCGCCGACACGTGGACCTGTGTCGGCAGGCCAGCGCCGTCTGTCCGGGTTGACGGCTCACCCCATCCGGCTCGACCAGCCCGGCCCGTCACCCTCACCCGCGAACTCGCTCGGAGCGTCCTCGTGTCCACTGCCTCTGCCGCGCCTGCCCGCCGAAGACTCGTCAAGATCCCACTCGCCGTCCAGATCCTCCTGGCGCTGGCACTGGGCGTCGTCCTCGGCCTGACCGCCCGCGCCCTGAGCCTGGAATGGCTCACCGTCACCCTCCAGACGCTCGGCTCGACCTTCGTCAGCCTGCTCCAGGTGACCGTCGTGCCCCTGGTCTTCACCGCGATCGTGGTGAGCATCGCCAGCCTGCGTGACCTCGGCCGAGGACCTGCGGCGGTCGCCCGACTGGGCGGCAAGACGCTCCTGTGGTTCGCCACCACGGCCTTCATCTCGGTGCTGATCGGCATCGCGACCGGCCTGATCAGCAACCCGGGCCGCGGATTGGACCTGACTCCCGATCCGGACGTCGTCGAACAGCTGGCCGAGCGTGAGCCGGGCACCTGGCTGGACTTCGTCACCGGATTGGTGCCGAGCAACCTGTTCAGCGCCTTCGCCGAGGGCGCCGTCCTCCAGGTCGTCGTGGTGTCGGTACTGGTCGGCGCGGCGGCCTACAGCCTGGGACGGCGCGCGGAGCCGTTCGTCGCGGTCAACCGCTCGATCCTGGAGATCGTGCAGAAGCTGCTCTGGTGGCTGGTCCTGCTCGCCCCCATCGGCGTGCTGGGTCTGATCGGCCGCGCCGTGGCGACCTACGGCCTCGGCGAGACGCTGGCCCCGCTGGCCAGGCTGGGCATCGGCGTGTACGTCGCCTGCCTCGTGGTGCTGGCGGGCGTATATCCGCTGCTGCTGGCCCTGTTCGCCAAGGTTCGCCCCGGCATCTACTTCCGCAAGGTCTGGCCCGTCCTCCAGTTCGCCTTCGTCTCCCGGTCCTCCGGCGCGACGCTGCCGCTGTCCCGCCAGACCACCATCAACCTGGGTGTCGACCGCCGATACGCCGACTTCGCCGTGCCGCTGGGCGTGACGACGAAGATGGACGGCTGCGCCGCGATCTACCCGGCCATCGCCACGATCTTCATCGCCCAGGTCTACGGCGTGCCGCTCTCACTCGGCGACTACGTGCTGATCGCCCTGGTCCCGGTCGTGGCGACCGGCGCGAGCGCCGGAGTGGCGGGCTGGTTCACCGCCTTGACCCTGACGTTGAGCACGGTCGGCCTGCCCCTGGAGGGCATCGCCCTGGTGCTGGCCATCGACCCCATCCTGGACATGATCCGCACCGCGACCAACGTCGCGGGGCAGATCACCATCCCGGTGCTGGTGGCCCGCAACGAGGGGCTGCTGGACGACGAGATCCTCAACTCCACCGAGAAGCACCTGCTCGATCCGCGATCGGCCGTCGAGAACAACGAGGAGACGGACGCCGCGGGCTCGGGCGGCACGGCGGCAGGCAGCACGGCGGCGGACTCGGAGGCGACCGAACCCGGAACGGACGCGGCGCCCGACGGCGACCGCATCGGCGCCGAGAGCCGGTAACCACCGCCGACTCCGAGGAGGACGGCGCGCAGGGCATAGGACCCGCTCGGACCAGGCTCCTAGACTCCACGGGTCACGTCTCGTGAAGCCCGCGGGCCGACGCAGGCCTGTGGGACGAGGAGGGAGCATCGTGCCCGATCCGGTAGCCGAGAAGACCCACAAGGTCTCCGAGCAGGTCCGCGCCCAACCGCTGCGCAAGGTCCTCGTCGCCAACCGGGGCGAGATCGCCGTCCGGGTCGTCCGAGCCTGCCGAGACGCGGGCCTCGCCAGCGTGGCGGTCTACGCCGACTCCGACCGCGACGCCCCGTTCGTCCGGCTCGCCGACGAGGCGTTCGCCCTGGGCGGCGACACCGCGTCGACCAGCTATCTCGACATCGACAGGATCATCGACGCCGCCCGACGCAGCGGCGCCGACGCGGTGCACCCCGGCTACGGGTTCCTGTCCGAGAACGCCGACTTCGCCCAGGCCGTCCTCGATGCGGGTCTGACCTGGATCGGCCCCAGCCCCGCGGCCATCCGGGACCTCGGCGACAAGGTCACCGCGCGGCACATCGCGATGCGGGCGGGCGCCCCGCTCGCGCCGGGCACCAAGGAGCCGGTGTCCGGGCCTGCGGAGATCCTCGCCTTCACCGCGGAACACGGCCTCCCGGTGGCGATCAAGGCCGCCTTCGGCGGTGGCGGACGCGGGCTCAAGGTGGCCCGCACCGTCGAGGAGATCCCCGAGATGTTCGACAGCGCCGTACGCGAGGCGCAGAGCGCGTTCGGGCGTGGCGAGTGCTTCGTCGAGCGCTACCTGGACCGGCCCCGACACGTCGAGGCGCAGGTGCTGGCCGACCAGCACGGCACGGTGATCGTCGTCGGCACCCGAGACTGCTCCCTCCAACGCAGGCATCAGAAGCTGGTCGAGGAGGCCCCGGCCCCCTTCCTCACCGACGAGCAGCGCAAGACCATCCACGAGGCCGCCCGCGCCATCTGCCTCGAAGCCGGCTACCACGGGGCAGGAACCGTGGAATTCCTCGTCGGCACGGACGGCACGATCTCGTTCCTGGAGGTCAACACCCGGTTGCAGGTGGAGCACCCGGTCAGCGAGGAGACCGCCGGAATCGACCTGGTGCTCGAACAGTTCCGCATCGCGGCGGGCGAGCGCCTGCCCTACGACGGCGATCCCGCCCCGCGCGGCCACTCCATCGAGTTCCGCGTCAACGGGGAGGACGCGGGTCGGGGCTTCCTACCCGCTCCCGGCACCGTCACCCGCTTCGTTCCTCCGGCGGGCCCCGGCGTCCGCGTGGACGCGGGGGTGGAGAGCGGCAGCGTCGTCGGCGGTCGGTTCGATTCGCTGCTCGCGAAGCTGATCGTCACGGGCAGCACCCGTGAGCAGGCGCTACGCCGCGCACGGCGGGCCTTGGACGAGTTCGTCGTCGAGGGGATGGCCACCGTGCTGCCCTTCCACCGCGCCGTGGTCACCGACCCCGCCTTCACCGCCGCCGCGGGCTTCGCCGTGCACACCCGGTGGATCGAGACGGAGTTCGACAACACCATCCCGCCCTTCACCGGCCCGGCAGGCGCCGAGGACGAGGAGGCGGAGCGACAGACCATGGTGGTGGAGGTCGGGGGTCGCAGGCTGGAGGTGTCGCTGCCCGCCGGGCACGCGGTCGGGGCACCGACGCGGCAGAAGGCGGCGCCCCGTAAGCGGGGCCGCGGCGGGACGAAGGCCGCGGTCTCCGGCGACGCGGTGACCGCGCCCATGCAGGGCACGGTGGTCAAGCTGGCCGTCGCCGACGGCGCGGTGGTCGCCGCGGGCGATCTGCTCGTCGTGCTGGAGGCCATGAAGATGGAGAACCCGGTGGTCGCCCACAAGGCAGGCACGGTGCACGGGCTGTCCGCGGTCCCCGGCGCGACCGTCGCCCAGGGCAGCCAGCTGTGTGAGATCAAGGACTGACGAGGAGCCGGACGGCCACACCGCGGCCCCCGGCTCCCGCCGGGCGCCCGGCGCCGCGGTCGAGAACGGTCGGTTCCTCGGCCGATCGCCGCGCCCCGCCGAGATTGATGGGTGTGAACGACGAGAAGCGGCGGGGAGAAGGACTAGCATCGGAGCTTGTGGAGGACTTCTGGTCGCCTGACATGCGCATCGGCGATGCCGAGCGCGAAGAGGCCGTCGAAGTCCTCGGCAGGCATCTGGCCGACGGCAGGCTCGACATCACCGAGTACGGCGATCGTTGTGCCCGTGCTTCGACGGCCCGGGTCCGCGGCGACATCGTGGCGGTCTTCGCGGACCTCCCCCAGCCGCGCCCGAAGTTCCTGACGCCTCGGCCGCCGCCCCCGCCGCCCGCTCCCGCTCCGCCGCCGCACGCGCCCGCCCGTGCACGCCGGCATCCGCTGGACCGGGCACTGATGACCGTGGTCTGGCTGGTGGCGGCGGTGCTGGCCGTCGTCACCAGGAACCTGTTGATCCTGGCGCTTCCGCTCGTGCTGACCATGATCCTGCGCTGGCGCTGATCGTCGACCCCGGCGACGGGACGCCCAGCACGACGCGGCACTCGCCGGCGGCGACGCACGTCTCGCCCGTCCGCGGAGACCGCCCCGCCGTCGACGGCACGCCCGTCCCCGTCATCCGACACATCGCACCGCAGACGATCGCGGCTGCCCCGCCCGCCCCACGCGGGACGCCGACGACAGCGAACGGGACTCCGACGCGAACCGGGGACGACGACCGACGAGGACCACGGGTAGGCGCCCGGTTACGGTACGGCCATGACCGAGCGTCGTCTCGCCTTCGCGGCCCGATGTGCCGCCGGACTCATCGCCGTGCTCACCACATCGGCCTGTGTCGACGGCGCAGGCGGACGGGCGGCGCACACGGACCCGCCGCACCTGTCCGCACCGCTGCCCAGCATCTCGTCCCCGGCTCCGCCGCCGCGCCCGCACGA
This genomic stretch from Actinoalloteichus hoggarensis harbors:
- a CDS encoding LysR family transcriptional regulator — encoded protein: MSLDVRRMLLLAEVAAHGSLTAAAQALAYTPSAVSQQIGKLEIEAGQPLLERHARGVELTLAGRALVEHAQRIDRQLRAARAELDDIAGLRSGELRIGSFPTAGSSLLPLVVRGLGRAHPAVRLVVRSAQLTGLLNMLESREIELGLLWDYDWSRVDDPSLALTPLLADPTALIVSRDHPLAGRASVNLRELADETWITRADDHPVAEVLARSAHAAGFEPQIAFHAHDYQEAQAMVAIGLGMALAPRLALTNLRSGIAVVPLASAPTRRILLARLAARRPTPTETAAEQVFVEVARDLAGQVGIAEPHPAAR
- a CDS encoding Maf family protein; protein product: MRLILASASPARLNVLTTAGIDPVVRVSGVDEEAIIRGLRRADPPRLVVALAAAKAEAVALSVAAEFPDAVIIGCDSMLAVEGPDGVEAVGKPGTVEVARARWQQMAGTTGELLTGHSVLRVENGRTTRTAEGIAGTTVRFAEPSEADLEAYLATGEPLAVAGGFTLDGMGGWFVEGIEGDPSNVIGISLPLTRRLLAAVDVSVVSLWR
- a CDS encoding putative leader peptide, which produces MRIRSRRPLLTCRRHVDLCRQASAVCPG
- a CDS encoding dicarboxylate/amino acid:cation symporter; its protein translation is MSTASAAPARRRLVKIPLAVQILLALALGVVLGLTARALSLEWLTVTLQTLGSTFVSLLQVTVVPLVFTAIVVSIASLRDLGRGPAAVARLGGKTLLWFATTAFISVLIGIATGLISNPGRGLDLTPDPDVVEQLAEREPGTWLDFVTGLVPSNLFSAFAEGAVLQVVVVSVLVGAAAYSLGRRAEPFVAVNRSILEIVQKLLWWLVLLAPIGVLGLIGRAVATYGLGETLAPLARLGIGVYVACLVVLAGVYPLLLALFAKVRPGIYFRKVWPVLQFAFVSRSSGATLPLSRQTTINLGVDRRYADFAVPLGVTTKMDGCAAIYPAIATIFIAQVYGVPLSLGDYVLIALVPVVATGASAGVAGWFTALTLTLSTVGLPLEGIALVLAIDPILDMIRTATNVAGQITIPVLVARNEGLLDDEILNSTEKHLLDPRSAVENNEETDAAGSGGTAAGSTAADSEATEPGTDAAPDGDRIGAESR
- a CDS encoding biotin carboxylase N-terminal domain-containing protein, with amino-acid sequence MPDPVAEKTHKVSEQVRAQPLRKVLVANRGEIAVRVVRACRDAGLASVAVYADSDRDAPFVRLADEAFALGGDTASTSYLDIDRIIDAARRSGADAVHPGYGFLSENADFAQAVLDAGLTWIGPSPAAIRDLGDKVTARHIAMRAGAPLAPGTKEPVSGPAEILAFTAEHGLPVAIKAAFGGGGRGLKVARTVEEIPEMFDSAVREAQSAFGRGECFVERYLDRPRHVEAQVLADQHGTVIVVGTRDCSLQRRHQKLVEEAPAPFLTDEQRKTIHEAARAICLEAGYHGAGTVEFLVGTDGTISFLEVNTRLQVEHPVSEETAGIDLVLEQFRIAAGERLPYDGDPAPRGHSIEFRVNGEDAGRGFLPAPGTVTRFVPPAGPGVRVDAGVESGSVVGGRFDSLLAKLIVTGSTREQALRRARRALDEFVVEGMATVLPFHRAVVTDPAFTAAAGFAVHTRWIETEFDNTIPPFTGPAGAEDEEAERQTMVVEVGGRRLEVSLPAGHAVGAPTRQKAAPRKRGRGGTKAAVSGDAVTAPMQGTVVKLAVADGAVVAAGDLLVVLEAMKMENPVVAHKAGTVHGLSAVPGATVAQGSQLCEIKD
- a CDS encoding DUF1707 SHOCT-like domain-containing protein, coding for MNDEKRRGEGLASELVEDFWSPDMRIGDAEREEAVEVLGRHLADGRLDITEYGDRCARASTARVRGDIVAVFADLPQPRPKFLTPRPPPPPPAPAPPPHAPARARRHPLDRALMTVVWLVAAVLAVVTRNLLILALPLVLTMILRWR